From the genome of Marixanthomonas ophiurae, one region includes:
- a CDS encoding efflux RND transporter periplasmic adaptor subunit — MKKFIYLLLITITVASCGGKEGSVDSLLEKGNLSEIKAKKAELSTQQKELKAKIDKLNTFIEKEEKHDRALLVSTQKVTDTIFKHFVEVQGNVETDQNIIIYPEFSGILTNVYVNEGQRVLKGQRLAKIDDGGLSSQLAQQETQVALAKTTFERQKRLWDQKIGSEIQFLEAKANYEAADKAAQQIRSQLGKTMITAPFSGVVDNVIAEQGQVVNQGQTEVIRIVNLSDMYVKASLPENYLNSIKKGTEVNVRLSSIGEEYEGTVRQVGNYINPDNRTFDVKIAIPNKDEKVKPNLIATVQVNDYTSENAITIPESILQENSKGETIAFIYEPVTDSTGTAKRIVLETGLNYDSKIEVKSGLKDGEIVIVEGAKSVRDGQKVTTKN, encoded by the coding sequence ATGAAAAAGTTTATATACCTATTATTAATCACAATTACAGTAGCCTCCTGTGGTGGCAAAGAAGGATCTGTAGATTCTCTTTTAGAAAAGGGGAACCTTTCTGAAATAAAAGCTAAAAAAGCGGAGCTTTCAACGCAACAAAAAGAATTGAAAGCCAAAATAGATAAACTTAACACGTTTATTGAAAAAGAAGAAAAACACGATCGTGCGCTTTTAGTAAGTACACAAAAAGTAACCGATACTATTTTTAAACATTTTGTTGAAGTTCAAGGAAATGTCGAAACCGATCAAAACATTATTATTTACCCAGAATTTTCTGGAATTCTAACCAATGTTTACGTTAACGAAGGTCAGCGTGTTTTAAAAGGGCAAAGACTCGCTAAGATTGATGATGGTGGACTTTCCAGTCAATTGGCACAACAAGAAACACAAGTAGCTTTGGCAAAAACTACTTTTGAACGTCAAAAGCGATTATGGGATCAAAAAATTGGTTCAGAAATTCAATTTTTAGAAGCAAAAGCCAATTACGAAGCCGCCGATAAAGCAGCACAACAAATTCGATCGCAATTAGGAAAAACAATGATTACAGCTCCCTTTTCTGGTGTAGTTGACAATGTTATCGCCGAACAAGGCCAAGTGGTAAATCAAGGTCAGACTGAAGTGATACGTATAGTTAACTTAAGCGACATGTATGTAAAAGCTTCCTTGCCAGAAAATTACTTAAACAGTATTAAAAAAGGTACCGAAGTGAATGTTCGTCTTTCTTCTATTGGCGAAGAGTATGAAGGGACTGTGAGACAAGTAGGAAATTATATAAATCCAGACAACCGAACGTTTGATGTAAAAATAGCCATCCCAAACAAAGATGAAAAAGTAAAGCCTAACTTGATTGCTACGGTGCAAGTAAACGATTATACTAGCGAAAATGCAATTACCATTCCTGAGAGTATTTTGCAGGAAAATTCAAAGGGAGAAACTATTGCTTTTATTTATGAGCCAGTAACCGATTCTACCGGAACAGCAAAACGAATTGTTCTTGAAACCGGACTTAATTATGACAGTAAAATAGAAGTGAAAAGCGGCTTGAAAGATGGAGAAATTGTTATTGTAGAAGGCGCGAAAAGCGTACGAGACGGCCAGAAAGTAACTACCAAAAACTAA
- a CDS encoding RagB/SusD family nutrient uptake outer membrane protein: MKKYIFKILFFTSIVATLGSCEVEEFNDLNNAEVDVFEENLTRGDLQDLVGGILYSSRVRLGTYYDDCGVIGREYYRFSGSEPRFTGDLLGREGLILDNNTFYITGPWGARYRTVKNANLIIGFIEGQDLSALFTSAELSGTKGFLKTFIAYELLLNLNLTYDNGIRLDVDDENNLGPFVSRSAALTGIRVLLEEGANDLANGGAEFPYILSSGFDGFDTPSSFLQVNKAISARVAAYQGDYPAVLSFLDDSFLSLDGSTLNTGIFYNFSLNQTDIINPLFQAIDGLSSANARVAQPSFVTDAEVDDNRLEKVVELDEPLSQDDLEGNFALFRYETNISDIPIIRNEELILLYAEANININSTETVNALNIIRSSAELDPYTGPTDSASLTDEMLTQRRYSLFAEGHRWIDMRRFGRLDELPTDRPEDDVFSQFPIPLTENQ; this comes from the coding sequence ATGAAAAAATATATATTTAAAATATTATTTTTCACTTCGATAGTCGCAACCCTCGGTTCGTGCGAAGTAGAAGAATTTAATGATCTAAACAATGCGGAAGTAGATGTTTTTGAAGAAAACCTCACCCGTGGAGATTTACAGGATCTCGTTGGAGGTATTTTGTACAGTTCTAGGGTTCGTTTAGGAACTTATTATGACGATTGTGGTGTTATTGGTCGTGAATACTATCGTTTCTCAGGTTCTGAGCCTCGATTTACAGGAGATTTATTAGGACGTGAAGGTCTTATCCTGGACAACAATACCTTTTATATAACAGGTCCTTGGGGGGCTCGGTATAGAACGGTTAAAAATGCTAATTTAATTATTGGATTTATTGAAGGGCAAGATCTTTCGGCACTATTTACAAGTGCTGAATTATCGGGGACAAAAGGGTTTCTAAAAACCTTTATTGCTTATGAACTGTTGTTAAATTTAAATCTTACCTATGATAATGGAATCCGGCTTGATGTAGATGATGAAAATAACCTTGGGCCTTTTGTGTCTAGGTCTGCTGCGTTAACTGGAATTAGAGTTTTATTAGAAGAAGGCGCCAACGATTTGGCAAATGGAGGAGCAGAATTCCCGTATATTTTATCTTCAGGGTTTGATGGGTTTGATACGCCAAGTAGCTTTTTACAAGTGAATAAAGCTATTTCAGCAAGAGTAGCTGCTTATCAAGGAGATTATCCGGCAGTGTTATCATTTTTAGATGATTCATTTTTATCATTGGACGGTTCGACTTTAAACACGGGAATTTTTTATAACTTTTCTTTAAATCAAACCGATATTATAAATCCATTGTTTCAAGCAATTGACGGTTTATCCTCAGCAAATGCACGAGTTGCTCAGCCCTCTTTTGTAACAGACGCAGAAGTCGATGACAATAGGTTAGAGAAGGTAGTAGAACTTGACGAGCCTTTAAGTCAAGATGATTTAGAAGGAAATTTTGCACTTTTTAGATATGAGACTAATATATCTGATATTCCAATTATTAGAAATGAGGAATTAATTTTATTGTATGCTGAAGCCAATATAAATATTAACTCAACTGAAACTGTAAATGCACTTAACATTATTAGATCAAGTGCAGAATTGGATCCATATACAGGACCTACAGATTCAGCTTCGTTAACAGATGAAATGTTAACCCAGAGAAGGTATTCGTTATTTGCTGAAGGACATCGCTGGATTGACATGAGAAGATTTGGGAGATTAGATGAACTTCCAACAGATAGACCAGAAGATGATGTGTTTTCTCAGTTTCCAATTCCATTAACAGAGAATCAGTAA
- a CDS encoding TetR/AcrR family transcriptional regulator, giving the protein MKEKITIKAAEMFLSLGFKSVTMDDISNEMGISKKTIYTHFKNKTELVKESVLKVFEGISCGIDNIRIEEKDPIEELYEIKKFVMLRLKDEKSSPQYQLQKYYPEIYTMIKAKKYKNMAECTVENLKRGVEKGVYRKNIDVDFISKLYFLGIDGINDETLFPVSQFSKIQLMEDYLEYHLRGIVTPKGLQTLNKFINENSN; this is encoded by the coding sequence ATGAAAGAAAAAATTACTATAAAAGCAGCAGAAATGTTTCTCTCTCTTGGTTTTAAGAGTGTGACAATGGATGATATATCCAATGAAATGGGTATTTCTAAAAAAACTATTTATACCCATTTCAAAAACAAGACAGAACTTGTTAAGGAATCTGTATTAAAAGTTTTTGAAGGTATTTCTTGCGGTATTGATAACATCCGCATAGAAGAGAAGGACCCGATTGAAGAGTTATATGAAATTAAAAAATTCGTAATGCTTCGATTAAAAGATGAAAAATCATCACCACAATACCAACTTCAAAAATACTATCCCGAGATATACACGATGATAAAGGCCAAAAAGTACAAGAATATGGCAGAATGTACGGTAGAGAACTTAAAACGTGGGGTTGAAAAAGGAGTTTACAGAAAAAATATCGATGTTGATTTTATTTCAAAACTCTATTTTTTAGGGATAGATGGTATTAATGATGAGACTCTTTTTCCTGTATCTCAGTTTTCAAAAATCCAATTAATGGAGGATTATCTAGAATATCATTTACGTGGAATTGTAACCCCTAAAGGATTACAAACACTCAATAAGTTTATTAACGAGAATTCAAATTAA
- a CDS encoding efflux RND transporter permease subunit, with the protein MSKNTYKEFSISSWAIDNKMTVYVIIAIILFLGVFSYYTMPRESFPEIVETKIYVSSINPGNSAEDVEKFITEPLEEEFNNIGGVREITSTTLQDYSMVIIEFEEDVAIPNAKQLVKDKVDQVKAETTWPTLDNGAKVEPNVFDLNLSEEQPILNINLTGDYPVQKLKDYAEYLQDKIELLAPIKEATIRGVEDKEVEIGVDIYKMTASKVSFNDIINAVRGENNTISGGNVISNGIEKNIRILGEIENPKELENIVVKRDGGNIFLKDIATIKFKEEDPTTFAREYNQPVVMLDIKKRAGKNMIEAVENIKEIIEVEQENYLPEGLHISLSNDQSIKTQNQVDDLVNNIIFGVILVVLVLMFFLGFRNALFVGFAIPLSMLLSLFILSSFGFTLNTMVLFGLVMGLGMLVDNGIVVVENVYSLMSEGMSRKEAAKQGMGEIAWPIIASTATTLAAFFPLGLWPGLIGKFMIYFPITLSVVLSSSLFVALIINSMLTSKFMETEEESLTKKKLVRWSLILAGVGAILLIAGFVLDVAGLRGIGNLSILAAIMLWVYKYFLAGAVEYFQFKSLKKLENFYERFLKYALRGRKAYVFFFGTFGVLLLSFVLVGLAQPNVLFFPENEPNQIITYIEYPQGTDIEKTNKLTKKIEDQVYSAIEKYEDEDGYNYMVESAISQVGEGAGNPQTDAGQSNEMPHKGKITLSMREFKLRRGVKSSTVLSEVRDAVKGFPGASIVVEKDAAGPPVGYPINIELSGEDYEEMLREAESMRNFIENLGIAGIEELKIDVNKSKPEMDVRVNREKAGQLGVSTASVGQTLRRSIYGEEVSTYKEGDDDYPINVRLNDQYRYDESALFNQPVTFRNNSGELIQVPISSLITKSNSSSFSSIKRKDLKRVITLYSNVLGGYNPTEIVTELKSELDNYEMPQDINYAFTGEQEEQADNMSFLLLALFYAMGGILLILVAQFNSLSKPMIILSAIVLSLAGVFLGLVIFGMDFVIIMTMMGIISLAGIVVNNAIVLIDYTQILFDRKKEELGMDEDDLLTKQEYFKQIVAGGKSRLRPVLLTAITTVLGLIPLAVGLNIDFFGLFTDYDPGIYIGGDNVIFWGPLAWTVIFGLIFATFLTLVVVPVMFYLVNRAKVKFANKRADRKQRKLEEKERTEKPIE; encoded by the coding sequence ATGAGCAAGAACACGTATAAAGAATTTAGTATATCCTCCTGGGCGATTGACAATAAAATGACGGTGTATGTTATCATCGCCATCATTCTATTTTTGGGTGTATTTTCATACTACACCATGCCACGAGAATCGTTCCCAGAGATTGTGGAAACAAAAATTTATGTAAGCTCCATTAATCCTGGAAACTCAGCAGAAGATGTTGAAAAATTCATCACTGAACCTCTCGAAGAAGAATTCAATAATATTGGCGGCGTTCGCGAAATAACCTCAACTACCCTTCAAGATTATTCGATGGTTATTATTGAATTTGAAGAAGATGTTGCCATTCCAAACGCAAAACAGCTAGTAAAAGACAAAGTAGATCAAGTAAAGGCTGAAACTACTTGGCCTACATTAGATAACGGCGCTAAAGTTGAACCTAATGTTTTCGATTTAAACCTCTCTGAAGAACAGCCCATTCTCAACATTAATTTAACGGGTGATTATCCAGTACAAAAGCTAAAAGATTACGCAGAGTACCTTCAGGATAAAATTGAATTGCTTGCACCTATTAAAGAAGCTACTATCCGCGGTGTCGAAGACAAAGAAGTGGAAATTGGTGTGGACATCTATAAAATGACCGCTTCAAAAGTAAGCTTCAATGATATTATTAACGCTGTAAGAGGAGAAAACAATACGATTTCTGGAGGAAATGTTATTAGCAATGGCATTGAAAAAAACATTCGTATTCTCGGTGAGATAGAAAATCCCAAAGAACTAGAAAATATTGTGGTTAAAAGAGATGGTGGAAATATTTTCTTGAAAGATATTGCTACTATTAAATTTAAAGAAGAAGACCCTACTACGTTTGCCCGTGAATACAATCAGCCAGTAGTAATGCTTGATATTAAAAAGCGTGCCGGAAAAAACATGATTGAAGCGGTTGAAAACATCAAGGAAATAATTGAAGTCGAACAGGAAAATTATTTACCTGAAGGACTTCATATTTCATTAAGTAATGATCAATCTATAAAAACTCAAAATCAAGTTGACGACCTTGTAAATAATATCATTTTCGGGGTCATATTGGTTGTTTTGGTATTAATGTTCTTTTTAGGGTTTAGAAACGCATTATTTGTTGGATTTGCAATCCCACTATCGATGTTACTATCCTTGTTTATCTTATCCTCTTTTGGATTTACATTAAATACAATGGTGCTTTTTGGTCTTGTAATGGGGCTAGGTATGTTGGTTGATAATGGTATTGTAGTGGTAGAGAACGTGTACTCCTTAATGAGTGAAGGCATGTCTAGAAAGGAAGCTGCCAAACAAGGTATGGGTGAGATTGCTTGGCCAATTATTGCCTCAACAGCAACAACCTTGGCTGCTTTTTTCCCATTAGGATTATGGCCAGGACTTATTGGTAAATTTATGATTTACTTCCCTATTACGCTTTCCGTAGTGTTGAGTTCTTCATTATTTGTAGCATTGATTATCAACTCCATGCTTACTTCAAAATTTATGGAAACAGAAGAAGAATCATTGACTAAAAAGAAATTGGTTCGTTGGAGTTTAATTTTAGCAGGCGTAGGTGCCATTTTGTTAATAGCAGGATTTGTATTAGATGTTGCTGGCCTTCGTGGAATTGGTAACTTAAGTATTCTTGCTGCCATTATGCTTTGGGTATATAAATATTTCCTTGCGGGCGCTGTAGAATATTTTCAGTTTAAATCACTTAAAAAATTAGAGAATTTTTATGAACGTTTCCTGAAATATGCGCTTCGAGGAAGAAAAGCGTATGTATTTTTCTTTGGAACATTTGGCGTGCTTCTTCTTTCCTTTGTTTTAGTAGGATTAGCACAACCTAATGTATTGTTTTTCCCTGAGAATGAACCCAATCAAATTATCACTTATATTGAATATCCACAAGGAACGGATATTGAAAAAACGAATAAGCTTACTAAGAAAATTGAAGATCAAGTTTATAGTGCCATAGAGAAATATGAAGATGAAGATGGATATAACTATATGGTCGAGTCTGCTATTTCTCAAGTAGGTGAAGGCGCAGGTAACCCGCAGACCGATGCTGGACAGTCCAATGAGATGCCGCATAAAGGAAAAATAACGCTTTCCATGCGTGAGTTTAAATTGCGTCGGGGTGTAAAAAGCAGTACTGTTTTATCTGAAGTACGGGATGCTGTTAAAGGATTTCCTGGTGCTTCTATCGTAGTAGAAAAAGACGCTGCTGGACCACCCGTAGGCTACCCAATTAATATTGAATTAAGTGGAGAAGATTACGAAGAAATGCTTCGCGAAGCTGAAAGCATGCGAAACTTTATTGAGAACTTAGGCATAGCTGGAATTGAAGAGCTTAAAATTGACGTAAACAAATCTAAGCCAGAAATGGATGTTCGCGTAAATCGTGAAAAAGCAGGTCAATTAGGGGTTTCAACAGCTTCTGTAGGGCAAACGTTACGCCGTTCTATTTATGGAGAAGAAGTTTCAACTTATAAAGAAGGTGATGATGATTACCCAATAAATGTTCGTTTAAATGACCAATACCGATACGATGAAAGTGCTTTGTTTAATCAGCCCGTTACATTCAGGAATAATAGCGGAGAGTTAATACAAGTTCCTATTTCATCGTTAATTACAAAAAGTAATTCGTCTTCATTTAGTTCCATAAAAAGAAAGGATTTAAAACGAGTAATTACATTGTACTCTAATGTGTTGGGTGGATATAACCCTACTGAAATAGTAACCGAACTTAAAAGCGAACTAGACAACTATGAAATGCCGCAAGATATAAATTATGCTTTCACGGGAGAACAAGAAGAACAAGCAGACAATATGAGCTTCTTACTCCTCGCTTTATTTTATGCAATGGGAGGTATTTTATTAATCTTGGTAGCACAGTTTAATTCCCTGTCAAAACCTATGATTATTCTTTCGGCTATTGTATTGAGTTTGGCTGGTGTATTCTTAGGCTTAGTTATATTTGGAATGGACTTCGTAATCATTATGACGATGATGGGTATTATTTCACTTGCAGGTATTGTGGTAAACAATGCCATCGTATTGATAGACTACACACAAATACTCTTCGATCGTAAAAAAGAAGAGTTGGGAATGGATGAAGATGATTTGCTAACAAAACAAGAGTATTTCAAACAAATTGTAGCAGGTGGTAAATCACGTTTACGCCCTGTATTGTTAACAGCTATTACAACAGTTCTGGGGTTAATACCATTAGCTGTAGGGTTAAACATTGACTTTTTTGGATTGTTTACAGATTATGATCCTGGTATTTATATTGGTGGTGATAACGTTATTTTCTGGGGGCCATTAGCTTGGACAGTAATATTCGGATTAATATTTGCTACCTTCCTTACTCTGGTTGTGGTACCCGTAATGTTCTATTTGGTAAACCGTGCAAAAGTGAAATTTGCAAATAAAAGAGCAGACAGGAAGCAACGAAAGTTAGAAGAAAAAGAAAGAACAGAAAAACCTATAGAATAA
- a CDS encoding polyprenyl synthetase family protein: MELLKKYNIALADELKKIVQIKEPEQLYEPIQYIVNIGGKRLRPILTLLTCDFFGTDFKKAMPAALAIELFHNFSLIHDDIMDKAPLRRGKETVHEKWDLNTGILSGDAMLILAYQLFEEYEPELFRELAKLFSKTAIEVCEGQQYDVDFEDRDDVTIDEYIKMIDYKTAVLLGAAMKMGAIVAGASESCKENMYKFGRNLGIAFQLQDDYLDVFGNPESFGKQVGGDIIENKKTFLYLTALNKSETIQAEELEHLYTINPREPSGKIETVTRIFKNSGAAEATQAEISKYTNKANELLEQIKISEEKKTELREFGEWLMKRTF, encoded by the coding sequence ATGGAATTACTCAAAAAATATAATATCGCGCTCGCCGATGAATTAAAAAAAATAGTGCAAATAAAAGAGCCTGAGCAGTTATATGAGCCTATTCAATATATTGTTAATATTGGAGGTAAGCGTTTACGTCCAATTCTTACTTTATTAACGTGTGATTTTTTTGGTACTGACTTTAAAAAAGCTATGCCTGCGGCCTTGGCTATTGAGTTGTTTCATAACTTTTCATTAATCCATGATGATATTATGGATAAAGCCCCCTTGCGCCGAGGAAAAGAGACTGTTCATGAAAAATGGGATTTAAATACTGGTATTTTGTCTGGTGACGCTATGTTGATTCTAGCTTATCAACTATTTGAAGAGTATGAACCGGAGCTTTTTAGAGAGTTGGCAAAACTCTTTAGCAAAACAGCTATTGAAGTTTGTGAAGGGCAACAATACGATGTTGATTTTGAAGATCGCGACGATGTAACAATCGATGAGTACATTAAAATGATAGACTATAAAACAGCCGTTTTATTAGGAGCAGCTATGAAAATGGGGGCAATTGTTGCTGGCGCCTCTGAAAGTTGTAAAGAAAACATGTACAAGTTTGGAAGAAACCTTGGAATTGCTTTTCAATTGCAAGATGATTACTTAGATGTTTTCGGAAACCCAGAATCCTTTGGAAAACAAGTAGGCGGAGACATTATTGAAAACAAAAAAACGTTTTTGTACCTAACGGCACTCAATAAAAGTGAAACGATACAAGCTGAAGAGTTAGAGCATTTATATACCATAAATCCACGGGAGCCATCTGGTAAAATTGAAACGGTGACACGTATATTTAAAAACTCAGGTGCTGCGGAAGCTACTCAAGCAGAAATTTCAAAATATACAAATAAAGCAAATGAGCTATTGGAGCAGATTAAAATCTCAGAAGAAAAGAAAACCGAACTCCGAGAATTTGGCGAATGGTTGATGAAAAGAACGTTTTAA
- a CDS encoding TolC family protein, translated as MKKHIFLIAFSLCAILVNAQDSTQVEKRAFTLEEAILYGLDNGYNSRIAKKDVAIALKQKWEIIAQGLPQISGDANYTNNLKQPVTLIPSEVAGGEPGTFVPVTFGTQHSVNATGTWNQLIFDGSYIVGIQSAKTLLQISENAKVKTDLEVKKAITDAYGNVLLATESVEILKKNVATVEKNLSDTQKIFENGLAEEEDAEQLEITLLNLKTNLNNSIRMQAIAYDMLKVTMGIPVEEEIVATDDLNKLSKENFNLLLLSKEINIEENIDYRIAEDQTNLSEVEVKLEKSKALPTLSAFVNYGVAGYGDEFNFFDSNQEYFTQSVLGVNLSIPIFSSGMRSAKTAQKQLAFEQAKLELEQTRNQVKLEIANARNDYQFALENFENKERNLELAERIEKKNSIKFFEGIATSFELSEAQQQLFQAQQDYLQAMLDVINTKAELETLLDTTKYPETKDN; from the coding sequence ATGAAAAAACATATTTTTTTAATTGCCTTTTCCCTATGTGCCATTTTAGTAAATGCACAAGACTCAACTCAAGTTGAAAAGCGAGCCTTCACACTAGAAGAAGCCATCTTGTATGGTCTTGACAATGGATATAACTCACGTATCGCTAAAAAAGACGTTGCTATTGCATTAAAACAAAAGTGGGAAATTATTGCGCAAGGCCTCCCTCAAATTAGCGGAGATGCCAACTATACTAATAACCTTAAACAACCTGTAACTTTAATTCCTAGTGAAGTTGCGGGAGGAGAGCCCGGAACTTTTGTGCCTGTTACATTTGGAACTCAACATAGCGTAAATGCAACCGGAACTTGGAACCAATTAATTTTTGACGGCTCTTATATCGTGGGAATTCAATCAGCCAAAACCTTATTGCAAATTTCAGAAAATGCAAAGGTAAAAACAGATTTGGAAGTCAAAAAAGCTATTACCGATGCTTACGGAAATGTACTGTTAGCAACTGAAAGCGTAGAAATTTTAAAGAAAAACGTTGCTACCGTTGAAAAAAACCTCAGCGACACCCAAAAGATCTTTGAAAATGGACTAGCCGAAGAAGAAGATGCAGAACAACTGGAAATAACCCTTTTAAACTTAAAAACAAATCTGAATAATTCCATACGCATGCAAGCTATTGCCTACGATATGCTAAAAGTAACCATGGGCATTCCAGTAGAAGAAGAAATCGTTGCGACAGATGATTTAAATAAATTAAGTAAGGAAAACTTCAACTTACTGTTACTTTCTAAAGAAATTAATATTGAAGAAAATATTGATTATCGTATAGCAGAAGACCAAACAAATCTTTCAGAAGTAGAAGTTAAGCTTGAAAAAAGTAAAGCATTACCAACGCTTTCCGCTTTCGTTAATTATGGTGTTGCCGGTTATGGTGATGAATTCAATTTTTTTGATAGCAACCAAGAATATTTTACACAATCCGTCTTGGGAGTTAATTTAAGTATTCCCATTTTCAGTAGTGGTATGCGAAGTGCTAAAACAGCTCAAAAACAATTAGCTTTTGAGCAAGCAAAATTAGAGTTAGAGCAAACCCGCAATCAAGTAAAATTAGAAATAGCGAACGCTCGTAACGATTATCAATTTGCCTTGGAAAACTTCGAAAACAAAGAGCGCAACTTAGAGTTAGCTGAACGTATTGAAAAGAAAAATAGCATCAAGTTTTTTGAAGGAATTGCAACCAGTTTCGAGCTAAGTGAAGCCCAACAGCAACTTTTTCAGGCACAACAAGATTATTTACAAGCTATGTTAGATGTTATAAACACTAAAGCAGAACTTGAAACATTATTAGACACAACAAAATACCCTGAGACTAAAGACAACTAA